The Candidatus Dependentiae bacterium genome segment GCTTACTAAAGAACAGGCTCAAAAGTTTTATGAAGAACATAAAGAGCGCCCTTTTTATAATGACCTAGTAAGTTATATGACCACCGGACCGGTTATTTTACTTGCTTTAGAAAAACATAATGCTATACAAGATTGGCGTGACCTTATAGGCACCACCGATCCAGCACAAGCACGTATTGGTACTTTGCGTTTTATGTTTGGTACTTCAAAAAGCTCTAATGGCCTTCATGGATCTGATTCAGTTGAATCGGCTCAACGTGAATTAACATTCTTTTTTCCTGAACTACAGTAACAAAAAAGGGCAGACTTTTCTGCCCTTAACTTTTATCAAAATAAAGTAGATAATTTAATTTACTAGAGGTTGTTCACTGTCCTTAACAGGTGTAGATTCAAGTAATTGTTTGATAGCTAAAGTTGACTTATAGCTTTCTTTTAAATGTTGACCTGTAAAACTTTTATACAGCTGGTTGGCTGCTATTAAGCCAGAAGCTGTACTGAAAATAGCACTGCCTCCACCTCGTACAA includes the following:
- the ndk gene encoding nucleoside-diphosphate kinase — encoded protein: MKKLLIGLIALVALALGAAYIKNRNLAISNALTNPESLKEQLTTQVERTFGIIKPDAVKAFHAGQIITAIELNKFSIVGMKKTVLTKEQAQKFYEEHKERPFYNDLVSYMTTGPVILLALEKHNAIQDWRDLIGTTDPAQARIGTLRFMFGTSKSSNGLHGSDSVESAQRELTFFFPELQ